One Sphingomonas sp. KR3-1 DNA segment encodes these proteins:
- the cysS gene encoding cysteine--tRNA ligase — translation MTAQLTLYNSLTRSLEAFHPLDPAKGVRVYSCGPTVYNYAHLGNLRAYVFTDTLSRVLSWKGYPLTHVINITDVGHLTSDADAGDDKMEAAARAQAKSIWDIAAHYTAAFKANIADLNIRQPTRWSVATDHIAEMIDFAEKIAPEHCYQLESGLYFDVKSVPDYGRLAGNQDDAAEGRIDPVAGKRHPQDFAIWRKSPEGEQRQMEWDSPWGNGAPGWHLECSVMSIKYLGAPFDIHTGGIDHREIHHPNEIAQNQAFCGCADTGSHFWMHNNFLVDRQGKMSKSKGGFTTLQSLIDAGVHPLAYRLLCLQAQYRSELEFSAENLAAALTRLKRLVMTVNALKAKAAGEGVAPVAWIKRLDEAVSDDLNTPRALPVLDELLAEKSLSPADRLAGLAEFDAVLGLKLLELRREDLRMRPVAATTTVEEIEARLVERKEARAAKDFARSDAIRDELAAAGVEVMDGDPLGWDWKPLLGG, via the coding sequence ATGACCGCGCAACTCACGCTCTACAATTCGCTGACCCGCAGCCTGGAAGCCTTCCATCCGCTCGACCCTGCCAAGGGCGTGCGCGTCTATTCGTGCGGGCCGACGGTCTACAACTATGCCCATCTCGGCAATCTGCGCGCCTATGTCTTCACCGACACGCTGAGCCGGGTGCTGAGCTGGAAGGGCTATCCCCTCACCCACGTCATCAACATCACCGATGTCGGCCATCTGACCAGCGATGCCGATGCCGGCGACGACAAGATGGAAGCGGCGGCCAGGGCCCAGGCGAAGAGCATCTGGGATATCGCCGCGCATTATACCGCGGCGTTCAAGGCCAACATCGCCGATCTCAACATCCGCCAGCCCACACGCTGGTCGGTCGCGACCGATCACATCGCCGAGATGATCGACTTTGCCGAGAAGATCGCGCCCGAGCATTGCTACCAGCTCGAAAGCGGCCTCTATTTCGACGTGAAGAGCGTGCCCGACTATGGCCGCCTCGCCGGCAACCAGGACGATGCGGCCGAGGGGCGGATCGATCCGGTGGCGGGCAAGCGCCATCCGCAGGACTTCGCGATCTGGCGCAAGTCGCCCGAGGGCGAGCAGCGCCAGATGGAATGGGACAGCCCCTGGGGCAACGGCGCGCCGGGCTGGCACCTGGAATGCTCGGTGATGAGCATCAAATATCTGGGCGCACCGTTCGACATCCATACCGGCGGCATCGATCACCGCGAGATTCACCATCCCAACGAGATCGCGCAGAACCAGGCCTTTTGCGGCTGCGCGGACACGGGCTCGCATTTCTGGATGCACAACAACTTCCTGGTCGATCGCCAGGGCAAGATGAGCAAGTCCAAGGGCGGCTTCACCACGCTCCAGTCGCTGATCGACGCCGGGGTGCACCCCCTCGCCTATCGACTGCTCTGCCTCCAGGCCCAGTATCGCAGCGAGCTGGAATTCTCGGCGGAGAACCTCGCCGCGGCGCTGACCCGGCTCAAGCGGCTGGTGATGACGGTGAATGCGCTCAAGGCGAAGGCCGCGGGCGAAGGCGTGGCGCCGGTCGCCTGGATCAAGCGGCTCGACGAGGCGGTCTCCGACGATCTCAACACGCCGCGCGCGCTGCCGGTGCTCGACGAGCTGCTCGCGGAGAAGTCGCTGTCGCCCGCGGATCGGCTTGCGGGCCTGGCCGAGTTCGACGCGGTGCTGGGCCTGAAGCTGCTCGAGCTGCGGCGCGAGGACCTGCGCATGCGCCCCGTCGCGGCAACCACCACCGTCGAGGAGATCGAAGCCCGCCTGGTCGAGCGCAAGGAAGCGCGCGCGGCCAAGGACTTTGCCCGTTCGGACGCGATCCGCGACGAGCTCGCCGCGGCCGGCGTCGAAGTGATGGACGGCGATCCGCTCGGCTGGGACTGGAAGCCGCTGCTCGGCGGATAA
- a CDS encoding glycine zipper 2TM domain-containing protein, producing MKKTLIGAVLAASVTLGGIAATPAAAQDRYGYGGGYAQDTGHHDRDYRGDRDYRGDRDYRGDRDFRGPPPPAPYYGGRYDGPRGDYYREDYRGYRGDYRRCSSGTTGAVVGGVVGALLGGEIGRGSSWRGRSGTGTIIGAGAGALLGREVERGGNNCYRR from the coding sequence ATGAAGAAGACCCTGATCGGCGCCGTGCTGGCTGCCAGCGTGACCCTTGGCGGCATCGCCGCGACTCCGGCCGCGGCGCAGGATCGCTACGGCTATGGCGGCGGCTATGCGCAGGACACTGGGCATCACGACCGCGACTATCGCGGTGACCGGGATTATCGCGGCGACCGCGATTACCGTGGCGACCGCGATTTCCGCGGCCCGCCGCCCCCCGCGCCTTATTATGGCGGCCGCTACGATGGCCCGCGCGGCGACTATTACCGGGAAGACTATCGCGGCTATCGCGGCGACTATCGCCGCTGCAGCTCGGGCACGACTGGCGCGGTGGTGGGCGGCGTGGTCGGCGCGCTGCTCGGCGGCGAGATCGGCCGCGGCAGCTCGTGGCGCGGCCGCAGCGGCACCGGCACGATCATCGGCGCGGGCGCCGGTGCGCTGCTCGGCCGCGAAGTCGAGCGGGGCGGCAACAACTGCTATCGCCGCTAA
- a CDS encoding PAS domain S-box protein yields MRPALFVFLGAFAACVSWALWYRHTGRNPPIGIAIGVSVGGLILAGTRLWPLPALAVFLSYLLLAPHYPLVGKLAGALGLGLGALLTASMINRRGIRPTEVLDPRSLLWVFLSAIAGSALAAGTFMLGQTLTGGKIAFVDVFSQQGLGMILAAPLVLVWATPPRHRWSPLRWAGFVAAMLLCAVVAALVFLTPDSGPIGGAIFPPLVLAALGWHLRGATTATAISAVIMLWSTEIGTGPFSLAASGQQVLIGQMFVAVTAATIFLLAAYADERHAEDKLRLAAKRLEVSRRNLANMARDSSTAVAILDRDMRYIAASQRYISDYRLPEGVPLEGRSHFEVFPGIPPERHAMYQRVFDGEQLSGNDEAVRHGDGTVDYVRWSQRPWYDEDDRIAGIVMSSEIVTAEREARRKLEEAERRYRAVFEQAGVGVGRLSLQGEILEINDRGCEISGYPREALIGRNLSEFGVEEETQSTVKAIAALVRGEETFFSGDRMLHTGGGFVRPIHCTANIVRSEDGTGDYIAIVLQDISERIATQSALEESEKMLRLAQEAAGVGVWQIDLIHGGSRQSPETARMLGLEWREGEYRMADVAAQIGEAQVLELRKAIGQARHSQGPLEMTLELHLANGETRWVTLQGRYDAHDGHPRLIGLAIDITHDMEADAQLREVHEKLLRLARLNAMGAMASTLAHELNQPLAAITNYLEACRYLTRSRGDPDHSILDALDRARVQALRAGDIIRKIRSFTVTGEIAKARLDIGEAIRASVGAVRQLKVSGGVKIDCSFDPQPAFVIGDALQIEQVVSNLIRNAVEATAGQERREVMITTRVETEEVCVEVADSGPGLSEAMLENLFEPFRTTKESGTGLGLPICRTIVEAHGGRLWAANAPEGGAVFSFTLPTVSEADEAA; encoded by the coding sequence GTGCGACCGGCGCTGTTCGTCTTTCTCGGTGCCTTCGCCGCCTGCGTGAGCTGGGCCCTGTGGTATCGCCACACCGGCCGAAATCCGCCCATTGGCATCGCTATCGGCGTGTCCGTCGGCGGGCTGATCCTTGCGGGTACCCGGCTATGGCCGCTGCCTGCGCTTGCGGTGTTTCTTTCCTATCTGCTGCTGGCGCCGCACTATCCGCTGGTCGGCAAGCTTGCCGGCGCCCTGGGCCTGGGGCTCGGGGCGCTGCTCACGGCCTCGATGATCAACCGTCGCGGCATCCGCCCGACCGAAGTGCTCGACCCGCGCTCATTGCTCTGGGTATTCCTGTCCGCCATCGCGGGATCGGCGCTCGCCGCCGGCACCTTCATGCTCGGCCAGACGCTGACCGGCGGCAAGATCGCGTTCGTCGATGTCTTCTCCCAGCAGGGCCTTGGCATGATCCTGGCGGCGCCGCTGGTGCTCGTCTGGGCCACGCCACCGCGGCACCGCTGGTCGCCCCTGCGCTGGGCAGGCTTCGTGGCGGCAATGCTGCTTTGCGCCGTCGTCGCAGCTCTGGTGTTCCTCACGCCGGATAGCGGACCGATCGGCGGCGCGATCTTCCCGCCGCTCGTCCTTGCGGCATTAGGCTGGCACCTGCGCGGCGCAACCACGGCGACGGCGATCAGCGCGGTGATCATGCTGTGGAGCACCGAGATTGGCACCGGCCCCTTCTCGCTCGCCGCGTCGGGGCAGCAAGTGCTGATCGGGCAGATGTTCGTTGCGGTGACCGCCGCGACGATCTTCCTGCTCGCTGCCTATGCCGATGAGCGCCACGCCGAAGACAAGCTGCGCCTCGCCGCCAAGCGGCTCGAAGTGTCGCGCCGCAACCTGGCCAACATGGCGCGGGATTCTTCCACCGCGGTTGCCATTCTCGATCGCGACATGCGCTATATCGCCGCCTCCCAGCGCTATATCAGCGACTATCGTCTGCCCGAGGGCGTTCCGCTCGAAGGGCGCAGCCATTTCGAAGTGTTCCCGGGCATCCCGCCCGAGCGGCACGCAATGTACCAGCGGGTGTTCGACGGCGAACAGCTCTCCGGCAATGACGAGGCGGTGCGGCACGGCGACGGCACGGTCGACTATGTCCGCTGGAGCCAGCGGCCCTGGTATGACGAGGACGACCGCATCGCCGGCATCGTCATGTCGAGCGAGATCGTCACCGCCGAGCGCGAGGCGCGCCGCAAGCTGGAGGAGGCCGAGCGCCGGTACCGCGCGGTGTTCGAGCAGGCCGGCGTGGGCGTGGGCCGGCTGTCACTGCAGGGCGAGATCCTGGAAATCAACGACCGCGGCTGCGAGATCAGCGGCTATCCGCGCGAGGCGTTGATCGGGCGCAACCTCAGCGAGTTCGGCGTCGAGGAGGAAACGCAATCGACCGTGAAGGCGATCGCCGCGCTGGTCCGCGGCGAAGAGACCTTCTTCTCGGGAGACCGGATGCTCCATACCGGCGGCGGCTTTGTGCGGCCGATCCATTGCACGGCGAACATCGTGCGCTCCGAGGATGGCACCGGCGACTATATCGCCATCGTGCTCCAGGACATCTCCGAGCGCATCGCCACGCAGAGCGCGCTCGAGGAGAGCGAGAAGATGCTCCGCCTGGCGCAGGAGGCCGCGGGCGTGGGCGTGTGGCAGATCGACCTGATCCATGGCGGCTCGCGCCAGTCTCCCGAGACGGCGCGGATGCTCGGTCTCGAGTGGCGCGAGGGCGAATATCGCATGGCCGATGTCGCGGCCCAGATCGGCGAGGCCCAAGTGCTTGAGCTGCGCAAGGCCATCGGCCAGGCACGCCATAGCCAGGGGCCGCTCGAGATGACGCTCGAGCTGCACCTCGCCAATGGCGAGACGCGCTGGGTCACGTTGCAGGGTCGCTATGACGCGCATGACGGCCATCCGCGGCTGATCGGCCTCGCCATCGACATCACGCACGACATGGAGGCCGATGCCCAGCTGCGCGAAGTGCATGAGAAACTGCTGCGCCTCGCCCGCCTGAACGCGATGGGCGCGATGGCCTCGACACTGGCGCATGAGCTCAACCAGCCGCTGGCCGCGATCACCAACTATCTGGAGGCCTGCCGCTACCTCACCCGCTCACGCGGCGATCCCGATCATTCGATCCTCGATGCGCTCGATCGCGCGCGGGTGCAGGCGCTGCGGGCCGGCGACATCATCCGCAAGATCCGATCGTTCACGGTGACGGGGGAGATCGCCAAGGCCCGGCTTGATATCGGCGAGGCGATCCGCGCCTCGGTCGGGGCGGTACGCCAGCTCAAGGTTTCCGGCGGGGTGAAGATCGACTGCAGCTTCGATCCGCAGCCTGCCTTCGTGATCGGCGATGCGCTGCAGATCGAACAGGTGGTGAGCAACCTGATCCGCAACGCCGTTGAGGCAACGGCGGGGCAGGAACGCCGCGAAGTGATGATCACCACTCGGGTCGAGACCGAGGAAGTGTGCGTGGAGGTCGCCGATAGCGGCCCGGGGCTCAGCGAAGCGATGCTCGAGAATCTGTTTGAGCCCTTCCGCACCACCAAGGAGAGCGGCACCGGGCTTGGCCTGCCGATCTGCCGCACGATCGTGGAGGCGCATGGCGGACGGCTCTGGGCCGCGAACGCACCTGAGGGCGGTGCCGTGTTCAGCTTCACGCTGCCGACGGTTTCGGAAGCCGACGAGGCCGCCTGA
- a CDS encoding TolC family outer membrane protein, with protein MAQTTTTRAGTQTPVQVEVGTTAPAQTAQPTTTLRDALVLAYNTNPELQGQRANQRANDENVPIAKAAGRPGLNGTASASTSPYDSDSSQVSPTRTGTVGLNLSVPIYTGGAVRNSVRAAETRVDAGLASLRGSEADIFTDAVTAYVDVLRFEAIVRLNQQNAHVLEVNLQATRDRFEVGDLTRTDVAQSEARLALAQSQLRTAEANLIGARENYIRIIGAPPGVLAQPPALPGIPVDVQDAEQIALANNPNLEAAQKQRDATRFDVNSAKASRMPQVSVGVGTNYYNYLGSLSSQARSVTGLSPDGVSTTLGAQVNLPIFQGGRPAAQVRQAQAREASAIETVTLTERGVIAQVRSAYASYQSALRVIESSRIAVDANKLSLEGVRAENSVGTRTILDILNAEQELLNSQVNYVTAERDAYVAGFSLLAAMGRAEANDLNLDGGPLYDPGLNYKRVKNRWSDWGSDPEPQAVGTRTNQTPAQTPDVSTTALDPVLQRNDATRPVDINRKKP; from the coding sequence ATGGCGCAGACCACGACCACGCGCGCCGGCACGCAAACGCCGGTGCAGGTCGAGGTCGGCACGACTGCGCCGGCCCAGACCGCGCAGCCGACCACCACGCTGCGCGACGCGCTCGTGCTCGCCTACAACACCAATCCGGAGCTGCAGGGCCAGCGCGCCAACCAGCGCGCCAATGACGAGAATGTGCCGATCGCCAAGGCGGCGGGCCGCCCCGGCCTGAACGGCACGGCCTCGGCCAGCACGAGCCCGTATGACAGCGATTCTTCGCAGGTTAGCCCGACGCGCACCGGCACGGTGGGCCTCAACCTGTCGGTGCCGATCTATACCGGCGGCGCGGTGCGCAATTCGGTGCGCGCCGCCGAGACCCGCGTCGATGCCGGCCTCGCCAGCCTGCGCGGCTCGGAGGCGGACATCTTCACCGATGCCGTCACTGCCTATGTCGACGTGCTCCGCTTCGAGGCGATCGTCCGCCTCAACCAGCAGAACGCACATGTGCTCGAGGTCAACCTCCAGGCGACGCGCGACCGGTTCGAGGTGGGCGACCTGACTCGCACCGACGTCGCCCAGTCGGAAGCGCGCCTCGCGCTCGCCCAGAGCCAGCTGCGCACCGCCGAGGCGAATCTGATCGGCGCGCGCGAGAATTACATCCGCATCATCGGCGCACCGCCGGGCGTGCTCGCCCAGCCACCGGCGCTGCCGGGCATCCCGGTCGACGTGCAGGACGCCGAGCAGATCGCGCTCGCCAACAATCCGAACCTCGAGGCCGCGCAGAAGCAGCGCGATGCCACGCGCTTCGACGTGAACTCGGCCAAGGCATCGCGCATGCCGCAGGTCAGCGTCGGCGTCGGCACCAACTATTACAATTATCTCGGCTCGCTCTCGAGCCAGGCGCGCTCGGTCACCGGTCTCAGCCCGGACGGCGTCTCGACCACGCTCGGCGCCCAGGTGAATCTGCCGATCTTCCAGGGCGGTCGCCCGGCAGCGCAGGTGCGCCAGGCCCAGGCGCGCGAAGCCTCCGCGATCGAGACCGTCACGCTCACCGAGCGCGGCGTGATCGCCCAGGTCCGCTCGGCCTATGCGAGCTACCAGTCGGCGCTGCGCGTGATCGAATCGTCGCGCATCGCGGTCGATGCCAACAAGCTGAGCCTCGAGGGCGTCCGCGCCGAGAACAGCGTCGGCACCCGCACGATCCTCGACATCCTGAATGCCGAGCAGGAACTGCTCAACAGCCAGGTCAACTATGTCACCGCCGAGCGCGATGCCTATGTCGCCGGCTTCTCGCTGCTCGCGGCGATGGGCCGGGCCGAGGCCAATGATCTTAACCTTGATGGCGGGCCGCTCTACGACCCGGGTCTGAACTACAAGCGGGTGAAGAATCGCTGGTCGGACTGGGGCAGCGACCCCGAGCCCCAGGCGGTCGGCACGCGCACCAACCAGACCCCGGCCCAGACGCCGGACGTCTCGACGACCGCGCTCGATCCGGTGCTTCAGCGCAACGATGCCACGCGGCCTGTTGACATTAACCGTAAAAAGCCCTGA
- a CDS encoding NAD(P)-dependent oxidoreductase yields the protein MKAVLPALARPLVEPQLPSGLDVHWFASTDEAVAMAADADIGWLDSNNPREWARTVAAAGKLQWLSTIYAGLDALDTGLLRERGTRVTNGSGVNAHAVAEYAVMGALVAAKRFDQVVRAADRHQWPTDSPGKLELFESKALVIGYGTIGRLIGERLKGFGVDVTGVTRSGAEGTVGPDAWRALLPETDWVFLAAPSTAESHAMIGAGELAAMKPSAWIVNVGRGDLIDQEALIEACTKRRIAGAFLDTVTPEPLPPEHPLWTTPNVIHSMHLSGRSQTRMFLRAASLFVENVQAFVEGRPLRNEVDLAAGY from the coding sequence ATGAAGGCCGTCCTCCCTGCCCTCGCCCGCCCGCTGGTGGAGCCGCAGCTCCCGTCGGGGCTCGATGTCCACTGGTTCGCCAGCACCGACGAGGCGGTGGCGATGGCCGCCGACGCCGATATCGGCTGGCTCGACAGCAACAACCCGCGCGAATGGGCGCGGACCGTCGCGGCGGCGGGCAAGCTGCAATGGCTCTCGACCATCTACGCCGGGCTCGACGCGCTCGACACTGGGCTACTGCGCGAGCGCGGCACCCGGGTGACCAATGGCAGCGGCGTCAACGCCCATGCCGTCGCCGAATATGCAGTGATGGGCGCGCTGGTGGCGGCCAAGCGCTTCGACCAGGTCGTGCGCGCCGCGGATCGCCACCAATGGCCGACCGATTCGCCGGGCAAGCTCGAGCTGTTCGAAAGCAAGGCGCTCGTGATCGGCTATGGCACGATCGGGCGGCTGATCGGCGAGCGGCTGAAGGGCTTTGGCGTCGACGTGACCGGGGTCACGCGTTCGGGCGCCGAAGGCACGGTGGGCCCCGATGCCTGGCGCGCGCTGCTGCCGGAGACCGACTGGGTGTTCCTCGCCGCGCCCTCCACCGCCGAAAGCCATGCGATGATCGGCGCCGGGGAGCTGGCGGCGATGAAGCCGAGCGCCTGGATCGTCAATGTCGGCCGCGGCGACCTGATCGACCAGGAGGCGCTGATCGAGGCGTGCACGAAGCGGCGGATCGCCGGCGCCTTCCTCGACACTGTCACGCCCGAGCCGCTGCCGCCCGAGCATCCGCTGTGGACCACGCCCAATGTGATCCACTCGATGCACCTGTCCGGCCGCAGCCAGACGCGGATGTTCCTGCGCGCCGCTTCGCTGTTCGTCGAGAATGTGCAGGCGTTCGTGGAGGGGCGGCCGCTGCGCAACGAAGTCGATCTCGCGGCGGGATATTAG
- a CDS encoding 3-deoxy-7-phosphoheptulonate synthase class II: MSASWSPSSWTAAEARQLPKYPDQGALDAATTQLASYPPLVFAGEARELTSELAKVSRGEAFLLQGGDCAESFAEFHPNNIRDTFRVLLQMAVVLTFASKLPTVKLGRMAGQFAKPRSADTETIDGVELPSYRGDNVNDIAFTPEARIPDPQRMVQGYSQSAATLNLLRAFAQGGYANLHQVHKWTHDFMGRSPWAKKYADVADRIGEALDFMAACGIDADSVPQLKATSFYTSHEALLLPFEQAMTRQDSLTGDWYDTSAHMLWIGDRTRFEGSAHVEFLRGIGNPIGMKCGPTLEPDALLRLLDTLNPSRTPGRMTLITRYGHDKIEAGLPKLVRAVKREGHPVVWSCDPMHGNVIKAANGYKTRPFDRILAEVRGFFAVHRAEGTFAGGIHAEMTGQNVTECTGGAIDITEQGLADRYHTHCDPRLNAGQSLELAFLLAEMLNEEMSERRKAAA, from the coding sequence ATGAGTGCGAGCTGGAGCCCTTCGAGCTGGACCGCGGCCGAGGCGCGGCAGCTGCCCAAATATCCCGATCAGGGTGCGCTCGACGCCGCGACCACCCAGCTCGCCTCCTATCCGCCGCTCGTCTTCGCCGGCGAGGCGCGCGAGCTGACCAGCGAGCTGGCCAAGGTCTCGCGCGGCGAGGCGTTCCTGCTCCAGGGCGGCGATTGCGCGGAGAGCTTCGCCGAGTTCCATCCGAACAACATCCGCGACACCTTCCGTGTGCTGCTCCAGATGGCGGTGGTGCTCACCTTCGCCTCGAAGCTGCCGACGGTGAAGCTCGGGCGGATGGCGGGCCAGTTCGCCAAGCCGCGCTCGGCCGATACCGAGACGATCGATGGCGTCGAGCTGCCCTCGTACCGCGGCGACAATGTCAACGACATCGCCTTCACGCCCGAGGCGCGGATCCCCGATCCGCAGCGCATGGTGCAGGGTTATTCGCAGTCGGCCGCGACGCTCAACCTGCTGCGCGCCTTCGCGCAGGGCGGCTATGCCAATCTCCACCAGGTCCACAAATGGACGCACGACTTCATGGGCCGCAGCCCCTGGGCGAAGAAATATGCCGATGTCGCCGACCGGATCGGCGAAGCGCTGGACTTCATGGCCGCCTGCGGCATCGATGCGGACAGCGTGCCGCAACTGAAGGCGACCAGCTTCTACACCAGCCACGAGGCGCTGCTGCTGCCCTTCGAGCAGGCGATGACCCGCCAGGATTCGCTGACCGGCGACTGGTACGACACCAGCGCGCACATGCTGTGGATCGGCGACCGCACGCGGTTCGAGGGCTCGGCGCATGTCGAGTTCCTGCGCGGCATCGGCAATCCGATCGGGATGAAGTGCGGCCCGACGCTGGAGCCCGACGCGCTGCTGCGCCTGCTCGACACGCTCAACCCGAGCCGCACGCCGGGCCGGATGACGCTGATCACCCGCTATGGCCATGACAAGATCGAGGCCGGGCTGCCCAAGCTCGTCCGCGCAGTGAAGCGCGAGGGGCATCCGGTGGTGTGGAGCTGCGATCCGATGCACGGCAACGTCATCAAGGCGGCCAATGGCTACAAGACCCGGCCGTTCGATCGCATCCTGGCCGAGGTGCGCGGCTTCTTCGCCGTCCACCGTGCCGAGGGCACGTTCGCCGGCGGCATCCATGCCGAGATGACCGGCCAGAATGTCACCGAATGCACCGGCGGCGCTATCGACATCACCGAGCAGGGACTGGCCGATCGCTACCACACGCATTGCGACCCGCGGCTCAATGCGGGGCAGAGCCTGGAGCTCGCTTTTCTGCTGGCCGAAATGCTCAACGAGGAAATGTCGGAACGCCGCAAGGCCGCCGCTTGA
- a CDS encoding SRPBCC family protein — MAEAVHDTFVIERRFRQSPAKVFAAFSTEEGKARWFSGPNDQWDATDRHFDFRIGGAEHLEGRWKSGMVTRFDCTYHDIVPDGRIVYAYRMKIGGKPISVNLCSIELLPDGDGTRLLHTEHGIYLDGYADDGARHHGIGLQYDKLAETLPD, encoded by the coding sequence ATGGCTGAAGCAGTCCACGACACGTTCGTCATCGAGCGCCGCTTCCGGCAGAGCCCGGCCAAGGTGTTCGCCGCCTTCTCGACCGAGGAAGGCAAGGCGCGCTGGTTCTCCGGGCCGAACGACCAATGGGATGCGACCGACCGCCATTTCGACTTCCGCATCGGCGGCGCAGAGCATCTCGAGGGGCGCTGGAAGAGCGGCATGGTGACCCGCTTCGACTGCACCTATCACGACATCGTGCCCGATGGCCGCATCGTCTACGCCTATCGCATGAAGATCGGTGGCAAGCCGATCTCGGTGAACCTCTGCTCGATCGAGCTGCTGCCGGACGGCGACGGCACTCGCCTGCTCCACACCGAGCACGGCATCTATCTCGACGGCTATGCGGACGACGGCGCGCGGCATCACGGGATCGGGCTGCAATATGACAAGCTGGCCGAGACCTTGCCCGATTGA
- a CDS encoding metalloregulator ArsR/SmtB family transcription factor produces MPNQIDAAFAALADPTRRAVVERLGDGPASVSALAGGFTMAMPSFLQHIRLLEGAGLVRTEKQGRVRTCTLEPLALAAVEQWIVERRRTTEARYDRLAKFLDAQDQESDHG; encoded by the coding sequence ATGCCTAACCAAATCGACGCCGCCTTCGCCGCGCTTGCCGATCCCACCCGCCGCGCGGTGGTCGAGCGGCTCGGCGACGGGCCGGCCAGCGTCAGCGCCCTCGCCGGCGGCTTCACCATGGCGATGCCGAGCTTCCTCCAGCATATCCGCCTGCTCGAAGGCGCCGGGCTGGTGCGCACCGAGAAGCAGGGCCGCGTGCGCACCTGCACGCTCGAGCCGCTGGCGCTCGCCGCGGTCGAGCAATGGATCGTCGAGCGGCGCCGCACGACCGAGGCGCGCTACGATCGCCTCGCCAAATTCCTCGACGCCCAGGACCAGGAGAGCGACCATGGCTGA
- a CDS encoding protein-L-isoaspartate O-methyltransferase: protein MMALSVDSAPAETTRFEVMRHAMVASQLRTNAVNDVRIVEAMAALPREDFLPEAHREIAYRDTLLPLAGGRRHNSPLATGRLLTAAEVRPTDKVLLIGATGGYAAALLAGLAKSVVAVEEDVALAALARTALAAYANVEPVEGPFAAGHATEAPYDLLVIDGAVEELPAALLAQLAPGARVVTGVLDRGVTRLAAGRVTEGGFGLTDFLDIECAVLPGFERLRTFQF, encoded by the coding sequence ATGATGGCTCTTTCGGTCGATTCCGCGCCCGCCGAGACTACCCGTTTCGAGGTGATGCGCCACGCTATGGTTGCCAGCCAGCTGCGCACCAACGCCGTGAACGATGTTCGCATCGTCGAGGCGATGGCCGCGCTGCCGCGTGAGGACTTCCTGCCCGAGGCGCACCGCGAGATCGCCTATCGCGACACGCTGCTGCCGCTCGCCGGCGGCCGCCGCCACAATTCGCCGCTGGCCACCGGCCGGCTGCTCACCGCCGCCGAGGTCCGCCCGACCGACAAGGTCCTGCTGATCGGCGCGACGGGCGGCTATGCCGCCGCGCTGCTCGCCGGTCTCGCCAAGTCGGTGGTCGCCGTCGAGGAGGACGTCGCGCTTGCCGCGCTCGCCCGCACCGCGCTGGCCGCCTATGCCAATGTCGAGCCGGTCGAGGGGCCGTTCGCCGCCGGCCATGCCACGGAAGCGCCCTATGACCTGCTGGTCATCGACGGTGCCGTGGAGGAACTCCCCGCCGCGCTGCTCGCCCAGCTTGCCCCCGGCGCCCGCGTGGTGACCGGCGTCCTCGATCGCGGCGTCACCCGGCTTGCCGCGGGCCGCGTCACCGAGGGCGGCTTCGGCCTGACCGATTTCCTCGACATCGAGTGTGCAGTACTTCCTGGTTTCGAGCGCCTACGAACCTTTCAATTCTGA
- a CDS encoding DUF2497 domain-containing protein: MGDISSEPSMEEILSSIKRIIAEEGDAAVATRARRGGRTATTVAEKSAAIDEILELSQPVDDNDRLETPTPMSMGSPTPPEAAKKAPAVAPATAAAPAEPIVSDSAAQATRGPLEALSRMVKPAEAPEAVHGTDTIEGLVRAMLKPMLSEWLDANLPRLVEDMVAKEISRITGRQ; this comes from the coding sequence ATGGGGGACATCAGTAGCGAGCCGTCGATGGAAGAGATTCTCTCCTCCATCAAGCGCATCATCGCCGAGGAAGGCGATGCTGCCGTTGCGACGCGTGCGCGTCGTGGCGGACGGACGGCGACCACGGTGGCGGAGAAGTCCGCCGCGATCGACGAGATTCTCGAACTGAGCCAACCGGTCGACGACAACGACAGACTGGAGACGCCGACCCCGATGTCGATGGGTTCCCCCACGCCGCCCGAAGCCGCGAAAAAGGCGCCTGCCGTTGCACCTGCAACGGCTGCAGCCCCGGCAGAGCCGATCGTGTCGGACAGCGCCGCCCAGGCCACCCGCGGCCCGCTCGAGGCGCTGTCGCGCATGGTCAAGCCGGCCGAGGCGCCCGAGGCAGTGCACGGCACCGACACGATCGAGGGCCTGGTCCGCGCGATGCTCAAGCCGATGCTGAGCGAGTGGCTCGACGCCAACCTGCCGCGGCTGGTCGAAGACATGGTCGCCAAGGAAATCTCGCGGATCACCGGCCGGCAGTAA